DNA from Rhodobacteraceae bacterium M382:
GTGGCGCGGTCCGACACCTATATCGAGAAAGAAAGTCAGATCAACGAACAGATCGACCGCATGCGCCATTCGGCAACCCGGGCATTATTGGAACGCGATGATGTGATCATCGTCGCCTCGGTCAGTTGCATCTATGGCATCGGTTCGGTCGAAACCTATGGCGCGATGACATTGGATCTCAAAACCGGCGGCGAATACGACCAGCGGGCCGTGATCGCGGATCTGGTGACCCAGCAATACAAACGCAACGATCAGGCATTTCAACGCGGGTCTTTTCGGGTGCGTGGCGACAGTCTGGAGATCTTTCCCGCCCACCTCGAAGATCGCGCCTGGAGGCTGTCCTTCTTTGGCGAAGAGCTGGAGTCGATTACCGAATTCGACCCGCTCACCGGGGAAAAAACCGATACGTTCGAACAGATCCGGGTCTATGCGAATTCGCATTATGTGACACCGAAACCTACGATGCAGCAGGCGATCATCGAAATCAAAAAGGAACTGCGCATCCGGCTGGATCAATTGGTTGGCGATGGCAAGCTGCTGGAAGCGCAGCGGCTGGAGCAGCGCACCAATTTCGATCTGGAAATGCTCGAGGCCACCGGCGTCTGCAACGGAATCGAAAACTATTCGCGGTATCTGACCGGTCGCGCACCGGGTGAACCGCCCCCGACGCTGTTTGAATTCATCCCCGACAACGCCATTGTCTTTGCCGATGAATCCCACGTTTCCGTGCCCCAGATCGGCGGCATGTTCAAAGGGGATTACCGGCGCAAATTCACCTTGGCTGAACACGGATTCCGGCTGCCGTCCTGCATGGACAACCGCCCGCTCAAGTTCGAGGAATGGGACACCATGCGCCCACAATCGGTGTTTGTCTCGGCCACCCCGGCGAAATGGGAGATCGAACAGACCGGCGGTGTGTTTACCGAACAGGTGATCCGCCCCACCGGCCTGTTGGACCCGCCTGTCGAAATCCGCCCAGTCGAAATGCAGGTGGATGATTTGCTGGACGAGGTGCGCAAGGTCGCCGCCGATGGGTATCGCACGCTGGTCACCACGCTGACCAAACGCATGGCCGAGGATCTGACCGAATACATGCATGAACAGGGCATCAAGGTGCGCTATATGCATTCCGACATCGACACATTGGAACGCATCGAAATCCTGCGGGATCTGCGGCTGGGGGCCTTTGACGTGCTGATCGGCATCAACCTGCTGCGCGAAGGATTGGACATCCCCGAATGTGGATTGGTGGCCATTCTGGATGCGGACAAGGAAGGGTTCCTGCGGTCCGAAACATCACTGGTGCAGACCATTGGCCGCGCTGCGCGGAACGCCGATGGCCGGGTGATCATGTACGCCGATCGCATCACCGGGTCGATGGAACGCGCGTTGGCTGAAACCGACCGCCGCCGTGCCCGCCAGATTGCCTATAACGAAGAACACGGGATCACCCCCGCAACGGTGAAAAAGAACGTCGAGGACGTATTGGCAGGGCTCTATCAGGGCGACACCGACATGAACCGCGTCACCGCCACCATTGACAAGCCACTGCATGGTGCCAATCTCGAAGCGGTTCTGGACGGGCTGCGCACCGATATGCACAAGGCCGCCGAGAATCTGGAGTTCGAAGAAGCCGCCCGCCTGCGCGATGAAGTCAAACGGCTCGAAGCGGTCGACCTCACCATCGCCGACGACCCCATGGCGCGACAATGGGCGGTCGAAAAAGCATCAGAAGCCGCCCAGAAAGCCAAGGGCCGATCAACAGCCGGGAGGCCGGGGCAACGTGGGGGAAATGTGAAGCGGCGGGGGAGGTGATTGACACCTCAAATTGAACAGAGAACACATCTATTGCGAGGGCAAAAATTTGAACTTGTCTGAAAAACTGCGTCTCTTCGTCAATTGTGTATCCTGTCTTCAGAGTTGGATACACCTTGGCACGCTGTCCTCTTTTGCCCGTTCACTTCACAGCGACCTAGGTTAGCATTTTGTTAACCAAACATCGTTCATCTTGGCTCTATGCAGACTCGAAACTCGCCTCTTTCACCAGAAGTTTGGCTGAACGACCTGTTCACATCCAAAGCCGTGCAGCAAGGCGGCGTAATCCGACGAAAAGCGCGGGATATCGAGCGTTTTGCGGGGATGGATCGTTTCATGTGCGAAGTTCACCGACGCGGTTTTCAGGTGGCAGAAAACTCAGGCCAAATCATTATCTTTTGCAACCGCGCCCCTGTACGCTGGCTTACCAAACCTGCGGTAGCGCTTTCTTGAAAAGAAAGCGGATCGAAATCTTTCAAAGATTTCGGATCTTTACGCTATAGACCCAACTCCGCCCGCAGCTTCTTCGTCAATTTCTCCACCACCATGTCATAGGACATCACGATATGATCGCGCAGGGTGGCGTCGGTCATGCCGCGTTCTTCGTAGACCTGCAGCCATTTCATCCCGCGTGAGGCCAGATAGGGCGCGGGGCGGATGCCCGGTTCGTCTTGCAGCACCTCATAGGCGATGTCGCTAACCTTGAATGTAAAGGCGGCCTCACCATCGTGCCAGCCACAAATGGCGAACACCTTGCCACCGACTTTCCATACGTCCGCATTGCCCCATTGCACCACATGGGTGGTCACCCGCAGGCCAGCGCAGAAGGTATTGAATTCATTCCGTGTCATGGCCCGATCTTTGACATGCTCGCCATATCTTGCAAGTCCGTTGGCCGGGCGCACCCTACCACACAACTCATAATTGTGGTAAATTCGCACATGCGGAGTGTAATTTACCTGTTGTCCCTGGGTCAGCTCCTGTTTCTGATGGCGATGACGCTGGATGTGGCATTGACCTCGACGGATGCCGCCGGACAGAGCATGGCGTTTGGTCTGTTGATGGCCGGATACATGATTGTCGCGGCCTGTGTTCTGCCAGCGGTGATCCTGGCGCGGTCTGAAAACTGGCAATGGTTGGGGGTGCCTTTGGCTGTGGCCCCTGTGCTGGTCGCCCTGGCAGTTTTTGCTCTCTAGGCCTCCCTTGTGCACAGTGCTTGCCCGACTCACCCCAACAGGCGCAGACTGGCAGATACCTCCCACCTAGGACGCTCCGGTCGCTCCCTGTCGGGGGAGTACCGCGACCGCGACTGTTCCTTTCTGGGCTCCAAATCTGGAAGGAGGACAAAATGATAGCTGCGCGACTGAAACACCACCTGGAGGCCAGCAACCTCCCCTATGACATGCGTGCCCACCCCTATGCTGCCACAGCGCAGGAATGCGCAGAGGCGGCGCATGTACCGGGTGATC
Protein-coding regions in this window:
- the uvrB gene encoding excinuclease ABC subunit UvrB yields the protein MPYAHSDKSDALMNTAAPDVAARPKLEGGIPLRMQTEFNAAGDQPTAIAELTQGIVDGEQNQVLLGATGTGKTFTMAKVIEETQRPAIILAPNKTLAAQLYGEFKGFFPDNAVEYFVSFYDYYQPEAYVARSDTYIEKESQINEQIDRMRHSATRALLERDDVIIVASVSCIYGIGSVETYGAMTLDLKTGGEYDQRAVIADLVTQQYKRNDQAFQRGSFRVRGDSLEIFPAHLEDRAWRLSFFGEELESITEFDPLTGEKTDTFEQIRVYANSHYVTPKPTMQQAIIEIKKELRIRLDQLVGDGKLLEAQRLEQRTNFDLEMLEATGVCNGIENYSRYLTGRAPGEPPPTLFEFIPDNAIVFADESHVSVPQIGGMFKGDYRRKFTLAEHGFRLPSCMDNRPLKFEEWDTMRPQSVFVSATPAKWEIEQTGGVFTEQVIRPTGLLDPPVEIRPVEMQVDDLLDEVRKVAADGYRTLVTTLTKRMAEDLTEYMHEQGIKVRYMHSDIDTLERIEILRDLRLGAFDVLIGINLLREGLDIPECGLVAILDADKEGFLRSETSLVQTIGRAARNADGRVIMYADRITGSMERALAETDRRRARQIAYNEEHGITPATVKKNVEDVLAGLYQGDTDMNRVTATIDKPLHGANLEAVLDGLRTDMHKAAENLEFEEAARLRDEVKRLEAVDLTIADDPMARQWAVEKASEAAQKAKGRSTAGRPGQRGGNVKRRGR
- a CDS encoding MmcQ/YjbR family DNA-binding protein, with product MTRNEFNTFCAGLRVTTHVVQWGNADVWKVGGKVFAICGWHDGEAAFTFKVSDIAYEVLQDEPGIRPAPYLASRGMKWLQVYEERGMTDATLRDHIVMSYDMVVEKLTKKLRAELGL